In the genome of Dioscorea cayenensis subsp. rotundata cultivar TDr96_F1 chromosome 1, TDr96_F1_v2_PseudoChromosome.rev07_lg8_w22 25.fasta, whole genome shotgun sequence, one region contains:
- the LOC120265727 gene encoding eIF-2-alpha kinase GCN2-like isoform X4, with product MWNLRSKSSLLNLERVKKYYSLNVVGVSLALEKIFPHSSVDIRNFRCENHICMLVCSKDEGGLLQERMEIVAELWQANLKAKLVPLLDPSLTKQYKYASEHDLKCHIVIIEVGLSQTGLVKVIISFFL from the exons ATGTGGA ATCTTCGGTCAAAGAGTTCATTACTCAATCTAGAGAGAGTAAAG AAATATTACTCTCTGAATGTAGTTGGAGTCAGCCTTGCATTGGAAAAGATATTTCCTCATTCTTCAGTTGATATTAGAAATTTCAG ATGTGAAAACCATATCTGTATGCTTGTCTGCTCAAAAGATGAAGGTGGGCTGCTTCAAGAACGCATGGAAATTGTTGCGGAGTTATGGCAAGCAAATTTGAAG GCAAAACTTGTTCCTCTGTTAGACCCAAGTTtaactaaacaatataaatatgcAAGTGAACATGATCTCAAATGCCATATTGTCATAATTGAAGTTGGTCTATCTCAAACAGGTCTCGTAAAGGTAATAATTTCTTTCTTCCTGTAG
- the LOC120265727 gene encoding eIF-2-alpha kinase GCN2-like isoform X3 encodes MYVLRQLKPPREIPFTLSDLRSKSSLLNLERVKKYYSLNVVGVSLALEKIFPHSSVDIRNFRCENHICMLVCSKDEGGLLQERMEIVAELWQANLKAKLVPLLDPSLTKQYKYASEHDLKCHIVIIEVGLSQTGLVKVIISFFL; translated from the exons ATGTATGTTCTCCGACAGCTTAAACCTCCGCGAGAAATCCCCTTCACTCTCTCAG ATCTTCGGTCAAAGAGTTCATTACTCAATCTAGAGAGAGTAAAG AAATATTACTCTCTGAATGTAGTTGGAGTCAGCCTTGCATTGGAAAAGATATTTCCTCATTCTTCAGTTGATATTAGAAATTTCAG ATGTGAAAACCATATCTGTATGCTTGTCTGCTCAAAAGATGAAGGTGGGCTGCTTCAAGAACGCATGGAAATTGTTGCGGAGTTATGGCAAGCAAATTTGAAG GCAAAACTTGTTCCTCTGTTAGACCCAAGTTtaactaaacaatataaatatgcAAGTGAACATGATCTCAAATGCCATATTGTCATAATTGAAGTTGGTCTATCTCAAACAGGTCTCGTAAAGGTAATAATTTCTTTCTTCCTGTAG
- the LOC120265727 gene encoding eIF-2-alpha kinase GCN2-like isoform X1, whose product MFSDSLNLREKSPSLSQVSEVRHRLLLLSLLLFRCRRFPSNVESSVKEFITQSRESKVGVSLALEKIFPHSSVDIRNFRCENHICMLVCSKDEGGLLQERMEIVAELWQANLKAKLVPLLDPSLTKQYKYASEHDLKCHIVIIEVGLSQTGLVKVIISFFL is encoded by the exons ATGTTCTCCGACAGCTTAAACCTCCGCGAGAAATCCCCTTCACTCTCTCAGGTAAGTGAAGTGCGACACCGCCTCCTTCTTCTATCGCTGCTCCTCTTTCGATGCCGGCGTTTCCCCTCTAATGTGGA ATCTTCGGTCAAAGAGTTCATTACTCAATCTAGAGAGAGTAAAG TTGGAGTCAGCCTTGCATTGGAAAAGATATTTCCTCATTCTTCAGTTGATATTAGAAATTTCAG ATGTGAAAACCATATCTGTATGCTTGTCTGCTCAAAAGATGAAGGTGGGCTGCTTCAAGAACGCATGGAAATTGTTGCGGAGTTATGGCAAGCAAATTTGAAG GCAAAACTTGTTCCTCTGTTAGACCCAAGTTtaactaaacaatataaatatgcAAGTGAACATGATCTCAAATGCCATATTGTCATAATTGAAGTTGGTCTATCTCAAACAGGTCTCGTAAAGGTAATAATTTCTTTCTTCCTGTAG
- the LOC120265727 gene encoding eIF-2-alpha kinase GCN2-like isoform X2, with the protein MFSDSLNLREKSPSLSQVSEVRHRLLLLSLLLFRCRRFPSNVESSVKEFITQSRESKVGVSLALEKIFPHSSVDIRNFRCENHICMLVCSKDEGGLLQERMEIVAELWQANLKAKLVPLLDPSLTKQYKYASEHDLKCHIVIIEVGLSQTGLVKVH; encoded by the exons ATGTTCTCCGACAGCTTAAACCTCCGCGAGAAATCCCCTTCACTCTCTCAGGTAAGTGAAGTGCGACACCGCCTCCTTCTTCTATCGCTGCTCCTCTTTCGATGCCGGCGTTTCCCCTCTAATGTGGA ATCTTCGGTCAAAGAGTTCATTACTCAATCTAGAGAGAGTAAAG TTGGAGTCAGCCTTGCATTGGAAAAGATATTTCCTCATTCTTCAGTTGATATTAGAAATTTCAG ATGTGAAAACCATATCTGTATGCTTGTCTGCTCAAAAGATGAAGGTGGGCTGCTTCAAGAACGCATGGAAATTGTTGCGGAGTTATGGCAAGCAAATTTGAAG GCAAAACTTGTTCCTCTGTTAGACCCAAGTTtaactaaacaatataaatatgcAAGTGAACATGATCTCAAATGCCATATTGTCATAATTGAAGTTGGTCTATCTCAAACAGGTCTCGTAAAG